From Microplitis mediator isolate UGA2020A chromosome 11, iyMicMedi2.1, whole genome shotgun sequence, one genomic window encodes:
- the LOC130677358 gene encoding vesicle-fusing ATPase 1-like — MEVGLPDEIQRYKLLCTYTSSIREHKVASDVDLQELAALTQNFSRVELKELVRVAEDKAMNKVIKVSSEGELDLSAMGKLMVSRADFLHALENEVKPAFGRVTVVDHLLARGIINWGRPVAEIIAASSTEIRRRRASESIDPVTILLEGPPNSGKTALAAQIAKNSDFPFVKVFTPDDMIGYSVTAKCISMRNLFDDASRSQLSCILVDNIERLIDYEPIGPNYSYETFQALRVFLKYRLPRGIKLLVICTTSNRQLFWDLELLPAFDTILHVPNLSKPDHLLAVLEDQDVFTKSELLSLHAKLQGKKVSIGIKKLLKVIDLARKVDPSNRMTEFLSELKEQGGLE, encoded by the exons aTGGAGGTCGGTTTGCCAGATGAAATTCAAAGATACAAACTCTTATGTACTTACACATCGTCGATACGTGAACACAAAGTTGCTTCAGATGTCGACTTACAAGAGCTTGCAGCGCTTACACAAAATTTCAGCAGAGTGGAGTTAAAAGAGTTGGTAAGAGTTGCTGAGGACAAAGCCAtgaataaagtaataaaagtcTCGAGTGAAGGGGAATTGGACCTTTCGGCGATGGGAAAACTTATGGTGTCAAGAGCAGACTTTCTGCATGCACTTGAGAATGAGGTAAAGCCAGCATTTGGTAGAGTTACAGTAGTGGACCACTTACTCGCTCGTGGCATCATCAACTGGGGACGTCCCGTGGCTGAAATAATTGCCGCAAGTAGTACGGAGATCCGTAGGAGAAGAGCTTCCGAATCAATCGATCCTGTCACTATTCTGCTGGAGGGTCCTCCCAACAGTGGAAAGACTGCACTGGCTGCACAAATCGCTAAAAACTCAGACTTTCCCTTTGTCAAAGTTTTCACTCCCGACGACATGATCGGATACTCTGTGACCGCCAAGTGTATCTCGATGCGTAATTTGTTCGACGATGCTTCTCGCTCTCAGCTGAGTTGTATTCTGGTTGACAATATTGAACGTCTAATAGATTATGAACCAATCGGTCCGAACTATTCCTATGAGACATTTCAGGCATTGAGAGTGTTTTTGAAATATCGACTACCCCGCGGTATAAAATTACTTGTAATCTGTACCACCAGTAACAG aCAACTTTTTTGGGACTTGGAATTGTTACCAGCATTTGATACCATTCTTCATGTACCGAATTTATCAAAACCCGATCATTTGTTAGCAGTATTAGAAGACCAAGATGTATTTACCAAGTCAGAACTTTTGAGCTTGCATGCAAAACTTCAAggaaaaaa AGTCTCCATTGGCATCAAGAAACTATTGAAAGTGATAGACTTGGCCCGAAAAGTGGACCCGAGCAATCGAATGACTGAATTCTTATCAGAACTCAAAGAGCAAGGTGGTCTTGAATAA